From the Malus domestica chromosome 17, GDT2T_hap1 genome, one window contains:
- the LOC103405897 gene encoding putative ALA-interacting subunit 4 isoform X2 gives MEPQIQPPLPKRNPENPNVVEVVHHYDKDCIPLKYADNMLAYIQSSKTNKTCIRRLTIPKQMKSPVYIYYQLDHFYQNHRRYVKSRSDKQLRSKSNENKTDDCAPERYTTKGVIVPCGLVAWSLFNDTYKFSVNNKQLGVSKKDITWKSDQKNKFGSDVYPKNFQSEGLIGGAKLNSSIPLSEQEDLMVWMRTAALPTFRKLYGRIEVDLEADAVVTVTIENNYNTYSFRGNKKLVLSTASWIGGKNYLLGVAYLTVGGLCLFLALAFLLLYLIKPRPLGDISYLSWNRSASGGHIY, from the exons ATGGAGCCTCAAATCCAACCTCCTCTACCAAAAAGAAATCCAGAAAACCCAAAT GTGGTGGAAGTCGTCCACCACTATGACAAAGATTGCATTCCTCTTAAATATGCGGATAATATGCTTGCATATATTCAGAGTAGTAAAACTAACAAGACATGCATTAGGAGACTCACT ATTCCGAAACAAATGAAATCTCCTGTTTACATTTACTACCAGCTTGATCACTTCTATCAGAATCATCGCCG ATATGTTAAAAGTAGAAGCGACAAGCAATTGCGGAGCAAGTCCAATGAAAATAAAACAGATGACTGTGCTCCTGAACGCTATACAACAAAGGGTGTAATTGTTCCGTGTGGTCTCGTTGCATGGAGTTTGTTTAACGACACATACAAGTTTTCAGTGAATAACAAACAACTAGGAGTCAGCAAAAAGGACATCACATGGAAAAGTGACCAAAAGAACAAATTTGGCTCAGACGTCTATCCTAAGAATTTTCAGAGCGAGGGTTTGATTGGAGGAGCAAAACTGAATTCTAGCATACCT CTGAGTGAACAAGAAGATCTTATGGTTTGGATGCGAACTGCAGCATTGCCAACTTTCAGAAAACTGTACGGGAGAATAGAAGTGGACCTTGAAGCCGATGCTGTAGTAACTGTGACAATAGAGAATAATTATAACACCTACAGCTTCCGTGGCAATAAGAAGTTGGTACTTTCAACTGCAAGCTGGATTGGCGGAAAGAATTATCTACTAGGCGTGGCATACCTTACTGTTGGTGGGCTGTGTTTGTTCTTGGCTCTAGCATTCCTACTTCTCTATCTGATCAAGCCAAG GCCTCTTGGGGATATATCGTACTTGTCTTGGAACAGGAGTGCATCAGGAGGACACATATACTAG
- the LOC103405897 gene encoding ALA-interacting subunit 5-like isoform X1: MEAKDGASNPTSSTKKKSRKPKYSKFTQQELPACKPILTPASVILIFVAIGIVFIPIGLASLFASERVVEVVHHYDKDCIPLKYADNMLAYIQSSKTNKTCIRRLTIPKQMKSPVYIYYQLDHFYQNHRRYVKSRSDKQLRSKSNENKTDDCAPERYTTKGVIVPCGLVAWSLFNDTYKFSVNNKQLGVSKKDITWKSDQKNKFGSDVYPKNFQSEGLIGGAKLNSSIPLSEQEDLMVWMRTAALPTFRKLYGRIEVDLEADAVVTVTIENNYNTYSFRGNKKLVLSTASWIGGKNYLLGVAYLTVGGLCLFLALAFLLLYLIKPRPLGDISYLSWNRSASGGHIY; this comes from the exons ATGGAAGCAAAAGATGGAGCCTCAAATCCAACCTCCTCTACCAAAAAGAAATCCAGAAAACCCAAAT ATTCCAAGTTCACACAGCAAGAGCTTCCAGCTTGCAAACCAATTTTAACACCAGCGTCG GTCATTTTAATATTTGTCGCCATCGGCATTGTCTTTATACCAATTGGACTTGCTTCCTTATTTGCATCAGAGCGT GTGGTGGAAGTCGTCCACCACTATGACAAAGATTGCATTCCTCTTAAATATGCGGATAATATGCTTGCATATATTCAGAGTAGTAAAACTAACAAGACATGCATTAGGAGACTCACT ATTCCGAAACAAATGAAATCTCCTGTTTACATTTACTACCAGCTTGATCACTTCTATCAGAATCATCGCCG ATATGTTAAAAGTAGAAGCGACAAGCAATTGCGGAGCAAGTCCAATGAAAATAAAACAGATGACTGTGCTCCTGAACGCTATACAACAAAGGGTGTAATTGTTCCGTGTGGTCTCGTTGCATGGAGTTTGTTTAACGACACATACAAGTTTTCAGTGAATAACAAACAACTAGGAGTCAGCAAAAAGGACATCACATGGAAAAGTGACCAAAAGAACAAATTTGGCTCAGACGTCTATCCTAAGAATTTTCAGAGCGAGGGTTTGATTGGAGGAGCAAAACTGAATTCTAGCATACCT CTGAGTGAACAAGAAGATCTTATGGTTTGGATGCGAACTGCAGCATTGCCAACTTTCAGAAAACTGTACGGGAGAATAGAAGTGGACCTTGAAGCCGATGCTGTAGTAACTGTGACAATAGAGAATAATTATAACACCTACAGCTTCCGTGGCAATAAGAAGTTGGTACTTTCAACTGCAAGCTGGATTGGCGGAAAGAATTATCTACTAGGCGTGGCATACCTTACTGTTGGTGGGCTGTGTTTGTTCTTGGCTCTAGCATTCCTACTTCTCTATCTGATCAAGCCAAG GCCTCTTGGGGATATATCGTACTTGTCTTGGAACAGGAGTGCATCAGGAGGACACATATACTAG
- the LOC103417454 gene encoding sucrose synthase 5-like yields the protein MASAAAVKRSDSIAETMPDALRQSRYHMKRCFAMYIEKGRRIMKLHHLMSEMETVIDDKAERTQVLGGVLGYILCSTQEAVVIPPHVVFSIRPNPGYWEFVKVSSEDLSVEAITVRDFLKYKEALYDEKWSNDEHVLEVDFRAIDFSTPHLTLSSSVGNGIDYVTKFTTSRLAGKLENAQPLADYLLSLNHQGEQLILNETLNTASKLQAALIVTEVYLSDLPKDTPFQNFELSFKEWGFEKGWGDTAERTKETMKILLEVLQAPDPLNMDRFFSRLPTIFNVVIFSPHGYFGQADVLGLPDTGGQVVYILDQVKAMEEELTLRIKQQGLTVKPQILVVTRLIPEARGTKCNQELEPINGTKYSNILRVPFRTEKGILRRWVSRFDIYPYLELFTQDATAKILNLMEGKPDLIIGNYTDGNLVASLMANKLGITQATIAHALEKTKYEDSDINWKELDPKYHFSCQFLADTISMNATDFVIASTYQEIAGSKDRPGQYESHTAFTLPGLCRVVSGINVFDPKFNIAAPGADQSVYFPYSDKQKRLTSFYPAIEELLFSKEDSSEHLGFLVDRKKSSLIAHLCNQPRRPG from the exons ATGGCTTCTGCAGCGGCCGTCAAACGCTCCGATTCCATAGCTGAAACCATGCCGGACGCCCTGAGGCAGAGCCGTTACCACATGAAGCGGTGCTTCGCTATGTACATCGAGAAAGGAAGAAGGATAATGAAGCTTCACCATTTAATGAGTGAAATGGAGACAGTCATAGATGACAAGGCTGAAAGAACCCAAGTTTTGGGGGGTGTTCTTGGCTATATATTGTGTTCAACTCAG GAAGCTGTTGTTATTCCTCCACATGTTGTCTTTTCAATAAGACCAAATCCAGGATATTGGGAATTCGTTAAGGTCAGCTCTGAGGATCTCTCAGTTGAGGCCATCACTGTCCGAGACTTCTTGAAATACAAAGAAGCTTTATATGATGAGAAATG GTCGAATGATGAACATGTATTGGAGGTGGATTTTAGAGCAATTGATTTCTCTACTCCTCACTTGACTCTATCTTCCTCGGTCGGAAATGGAATCGATTATGTTACCAAGTTCACCACTTCAAGGCTAGCTGGAAAACTGGAGAATGCACAACCCCTTGCGGATTACTTACTTTCACTAAATCATCAGGGAGAA CAACTTATTCTAAATGAGACCCTCAACACGGCTTCGAAGCTTCAGGCGGCACTGATTGTAACGGAAGTGTACCTCTCAGATCTCCCTAAGGACACACCGTTCCAAAATTTTGAACTAAG TTTTAAGGAGTGGGGCTTTGAGAAGGGGTGGGGAGACACTGCAGAAAGAACAAAGGAGACCATGAAAATACTTTTGGAAGTACTTCAAGCTCCAGACCCGTTGAACATGGATAGGTTTTTCAGTAGGCTTCCCACAATATTCAATGTCGTAATATTCTCTCCCCATGGCTACTTTGGCCAAGCAGATGTTCTTGGCTTACCAGACACAGGCGGGCAG GTGGTTTACATTCTGGATCAAGTGAAAGCTATGGAGGAAGAATTGACTCTGAGAATTAAGCAACAAGGACTTACTGTGAAGCCTCAAATTCTTGTG GTGACAAGACTCATACCCGAAGCAAGGGGAACTAAGTGCAACCAGGAGTTGGAACCAATCAATGGCACCAAGTACTCTAACATCCTTAGGGTGCCATTTAGGACAGAAAAGGGTATCCTGCGCCGTTGGGTTTCTCGTTTTGACATCTATCCCTATCTTGAGTTGTTTACACAG GATGCTACGGCCAAAATTCTCAACCTGATGGAAGGAAAGCCGGATCTTATTATTGGAAACTACACAGATGGCAATTTGGTGGCTTCTCTCATGGCTAATAAACTTGGGATAACTCAG GCAACTATTGCTCATGCTTTGGAGAAGACCAAGTACGAAGATTCAGACATCAACTGGAAGGAGTTAGATCCCAAGTATCACTTCTCATGCCAATTTCTTGCTGACACAATCTCAATGAATGCTACAGATTTTGTCATTGCAAGCACATACCAGGAAATTGCAGGAAG CAAGGACAGACCAGGACAATACGAAAGTCATACTGCATTTACACTCCCGGGGCTCTGTAGAGTTGTTTCTGGCATCAATGTATTTGACCCCAAATTCAACATTGCCGCTCCTGGGGCAGATCAGTCTGTATATTTCCCCTACTCAGACAAGCAGAAACGGCTCACTTCATTCTATCCTGCCATTGAAGAACTACTGTTTAGTAAAGAGGATAGCAGTGAACATCT TGGATTTCTAGTAGACCGGAAGAAATCATCGTTGATTGCCCACCTTTGCAATCAACCAAGGAGGCCCGGCTGA